Proteins from a genomic interval of Caldanaerobius fijiensis DSM 17918:
- the fsa gene encoding fructose-6-phosphate aldolase, with product MKFFIDTANIDEIREANELGVISGVTTNPSLIAKEGRDFIEVVKEIAGIVDGPISAEVISEDHEGMIQEARKLAKIHKNIVIKIPMTAEGLKAVKVLSKEGIKTNVTLIFSANQALLAARAGATYVSPFVGRLDDISTDGMKLIQDIVDIFNNYDIDTEIIVASIRHPMHVLMAAKLGAHIATVPYKVIMQMIKHPLTDAGIEKFEEDWKKANLKI from the coding sequence ATGAAGTTTTTTATTGACACTGCTAATATAGATGAGATAAGAGAGGCCAACGAGCTTGGTGTGATATCGGGTGTTACTACAAATCCATCACTTATCGCAAAAGAGGGTAGGGACTTTATTGAGGTAGTTAAAGAAATTGCAGGCATTGTAGATGGTCCTATAAGTGCAGAAGTTATAAGTGAAGATCATGAAGGCATGATTCAGGAAGCAAGGAAATTGGCTAAGATACACAAAAACATAGTCATTAAGATTCCTATGACAGCAGAGGGCCTTAAGGCAGTAAAGGTGCTTTCCAAAGAAGGGATTAAGACTAATGTCACCCTTATATTTAGCGCGAACCAGGCACTGCTGGCGGCGCGCGCAGGCGCCACATATGTAAGCCCCTTTGTGGGTAGGCTTGACGACATAAGCACAGATGGCATGAAGCTTATCCAAGATATAGTTGATATCTTCAACAACTACGATATAGACACCGAAATAATAGTAGCGAGCATAAGGCATCCTATGCACGTACTTATGGCCGCAAAATTAGGCGCCCACATAGCTACTGTTCCATATAAAGTGATAATGCAGATGATAAAACATCCTCTGACGGATGCGGGAATTGAAAAGTTTGAGGAAGACTGGAAAAAGGCTAACCTAAAAATTTAA